In one Gracilinanus agilis isolate LMUSP501 chromosome 6, AgileGrace, whole genome shotgun sequence genomic region, the following are encoded:
- the LOC123252677 gene encoding putative olfactory receptor 5AK3, giving the protein MTNRNNTRVTEFILLGFVVQQELQYVLFLVFLVIYMTSLMGNVGMILLIKLDARLHTPMYFFLQNLAVADLFYTSAITPKTLLNFLVSDKSISFSACVMQLYVYGIFVTSELFLLAAMAIDRYVAICNPLRYSVVMSQRVCILLVTGSFFMGSLNATTNVGFLFSLSFCNSNIINHFFCDLPPILTLSCSNISFNVMLLIIFVGFNLSSTLLVVFFSYIYILAAILRMPSASGRRKAFSTCASHFIAVTIFYGTLSYMYLQPSSSETEENDKLSSVFYGIVIPMLNPLIYSLRNKEVKEAVKLLLKRCS; this is encoded by the coding sequence ATGACCAACAGAAATAACACCAGAGTAACTGAATTTATTCTATTGGGATTTGTAGTTCAACAAGAACTACAGTATGTCCTCTTCCTCGTGTTTCTGGTCATTTACATGACTTCTCTAATGGGCAATGTCGGAATGATTCTGCTCATCAAACTCGATGCCCGCCTTCACACTCCCAtgtattttttcctccaaaaccTGGCTGTGGCTGATCTCTTTTACACCTCTGCTATCACTCCCAAGACATTACTAAACTTCCTGGTTTCAGACAAATCTATATCATTCTCTGCGTGTGTGATGCAATTATATGTTTATGGCATATTTGTCACAAGTGAATTATTCCTTCTGGCTGCCATGGCTATAGATCGTTATGTGGCCATCTGCAACCCGCTCCGTTATTCAGTTGTCATGTCCCAGAGGGTCTGTATCTTGCTGGTCACTGGATCCTTTTTTATGGGTTCTTTGAATGCCACCACAAATGtaggctttcttttttctttgtccttctgCAATTCTAACATAATCAATCATTTCTTTTGTGATTTGCCGCCAATCCTGACCCTTTcctgttctaatatttctttcaatgtcatgttattaatcatttttgtgggTTTTAACCTGTCCAGTACCTTGCTGGTTGTTTTCTTCTCCTACATTTACATTCTGGCTGCCATCTTGAGGATGCCTTCAGCCTCAGGGAGACGCAAAGCCTTCTCTACTTGTGCCTCCCACTTCATAGCTGTCACCATTTTCTATGGGACACTCTCTTACATGTATTTACAGCCTTCGTCCAGTGAAACAGAAGAGAATGATAAGTTGTCTTCGGTGTTTTATGGTATTGTGATACCCATGCTGAACCCTCTGATTTACAGTCTGAGGAACAAGGAGGTAAAAGAGGCTGTAAAACTTCTCCTAAAAAGATGTTCCTGA